One Polypterus senegalus isolate Bchr_013 unplaced genomic scaffold, ASM1683550v1 scaffold_8982, whole genome shotgun sequence DNA segment encodes these proteins:
- the LOC120522322 gene encoding mucosa-associated lymphoid tissue lymphoma translocation protein 1-like, translating into DGERSTGIFTKYLNKYFTRRKITHVLEQVLEDLGKDPLITGKQVMEIKHTLKETRSLTDSIRSVGYTMALAQRNLLLEALMMFPQKKEVKFVCGVEVELSFSALFSNVLIVFCNYKGSCRYFGIVASA; encoded by the exons GATGGAGAGCGTAGTACTGGAATATTCACTAAGTACCTTAACAAGTATTTTACAAGAAGGAAAATTACTCACGTTCTTGAACAAGTTCTGGAAG ATCTGGGCAAAGATCCCTTAATAACTGGAAAACAGGTGATGGAAATTAAACACACGTTAAAAGAAACTCGATCTCTTACTGACAGCATTCGTTCTGTGGGATACACTATGGCCCTCGCACAGAGAAACCTTCTGCTGGAAGCGCTAATG ATGttcccccaaaaaaaagaagtcaaattTGTCTGTGGTGTGGAAGTTGAACTCAGCTTCTCTGCACTATTTTCAAATGTCCTGATTGTCTTTTGCAACTATAAAGGCAGCTGCAGATATTTTGGGATTGTAGCATCAGCCTGA